CGCGAGGACCGCGTGCAGATCTGCGTCGGGTACGGGCTGTGGACGGCGGGGGCCGGATTCCAGCTGGGGGCGGAGCGGTTCGGGGCGATGGCGATCCCTTCGGGGCCCGGGAACCTCGAGCTGCAGTGCAATCTCCTGATCGACCTCCAGACGACCGTGCTTTGCTGCACCGCGTCGATGGGGCTCCTCGTGGCGGAGGAAGTCCACGCGCGCGGCCTGCGGGGGCGCCTTCATCTGAAAAAAGTGATCCTGGGCGCCGAGCGGACGAGCCAGGCGATGCTCCAGACGATCCGGGACCTGCTGGGCGTCGAGGAGGTGTACGACATCCCCGGGCTGACGGAACTGTACGGCCCCGGGACGGGCCTTTCCTGCCGCCACAACGTCGGAATCCACTACTGGTCCGACTACTACATCCTGGAGATCCTCGATCCTTCGTTGCTTGTCCCCGTCGCTCCCGGGGAGATCGGCGAGATGGTCTACACGACGCTCCGCAAGGAGGCGGCGCCGCTCCTCCGGTACCGCTCGCGCGACCTGACCCGGCTGATCGAGGGGACATGTCCCTGCGGGTGCATCCTCCCGCGCCACGACCGGATCCTCGGGCGGTCCGACGACATGGTCGTCTTTCGCGGCGTGAACGTCTACCCCGGACAGGTCGACGAGGTCCTCTCGCGGATCGGGGGGATCGGGAGCGAGTACCAGGTTCTCCTCGATCGGAAGGCCGACGGGAAGGATCACATGACGGTCAAGGTCGAGCGCGCCGCGGAGGCCGCCGAGGCCGACACCGCGTCAGTCGCCCGCCGCATCGCGTCGGAGATCAAGCGGAACCTGATGGTCTCCTGCGCCGTCGACACGATCCCGTACGGGACCCTCCCGCGCTCCGAGCGCAAGACGAAGCGGATCTTCGATAACCGCCCCGTCTGACGCGCTCTCCTACGCTCCGGGGGGCGGTTCGGGATCCACGCCGGCGCCGGCGAAGCGGGCGGCGATCTCGCGGAACTCCTCGTTCACTTCCAGGAAGGCGTCCACCACGTCGGGGTCGAAGTGCGTCCCCCGTCTTTCGCTCATGGCGCGCACCGCTTCCTCGTGGGTGAGCGCCGGCTTGTAGACGCGGGGGGAGATGATCGCGTCGTAGGCGTCTGCCACCGCCATCAGGCGCCCCGGCAGGGGGATCGCTTCCTCCCTCAGGCCGTTCGGGTACCCTTTCCCGTCCCACCGCTCGTGGTGGTTGAGGACGAGATCGTCCGCGATCTGGAAAAAGGCGTCCTCCCCCATCATCCGTTTCGCCCGCCGGATCGTCTCGGACCCGTACAGCGTATGCCGTTTCATCTCCTCGTACTCTTCCGGCGTCAACCGGTCCGGTTTCAGGAGGATCCGGTCGCGCACGCCGACCTTGCCGATGTCGTGGAGGGGGGCGAGGCGGAAGAGGAGGTCCACCGTGGCGTCGTCCAGTTGGTTCCGGAACCCCGGATGCGCCTGCAGGCGTGCGGCGAGTGCCCGGATGTAGTGCCGGGTGCGCTGGATGTGACCGCCGGTTTCATGGTGCCGGGTATCCGTGAGGGCGGCAAGGCTCTGGATGATGGCGTCCTGAGTGAGCGCGAGCTTGCGGGTGCGCTCGCGGACCTGCCGGTCGGCCCGCAGGAACCGCATCGAGGTGAGGACGGCGAAGACGACCGCCAACGTGACCACCGGCAGGAGGGGGGGAAGGTAGACTTGTCGGTACGCGAAGAGGCGCCAGGACCCGAACCAGATCGCCGCCGCGGACGGCACGATCAACGCGAGTCCCCACGCGGCGCTGGACCGCGCCAGGAGGCCTGTCAGGAGGAACCCCGGGAAAAGGACCAGGAGGACCCTCACCGCCCGTACCCATCGCGGTGACGCGATCGGGTCTCCCTTGATCAGGTTGTCGAGGACGTTGGCGTGAATTTCGACGCCCGGGTGGGCGGCGTCGATCGGGGTTGTGCGGATCTCCTTGAGGCCGGCGGCGGTGGTCCCGAGCAGGACGATCCGCCCCTTCAAGCGACCCGGGTCCGATGTGCCGTCGAGGACCGCGGCGGCGGACAGATGGGGAAAGGTCCGGTGGCGTCCCCGAAAGTTCACCAGCAGGTTGCCGTGACGGTCGAGGGGGATCCTCCTCCCGTCAAGACGAAGCCCCTCGACCCCGTCCGGTCCCGTTTCGAGGACGGCGTCGCCTCCGCGAGCCCGCAGGTAAAGGGCCAGGGCGAGGTTCGGGTAGAGCGCCCCCTTGTGGCGGATCACCAGGGGAACACGGCGCAGGACTCCGTCCGGATCGGGGGTGATGTTGAAAAAACCGGAGGAACCGGCCGCCTTCGCCAGGACGGGCAGGTTGCAGACGACTCCACGGGCGTCGAAGAGACCGCCTGCGCCCACCGGTCCCCCGCCGGCCAGAACCGCCGCGCGAAGCGGGTGAAGGACACACGCGGTCCCCCTCGCCGATTCGAAGTCGAACTGGTAGCCGAGGACGAAGGGCCCCCCGGCGAGCGTCGCCGCGAGGGCCCGGTCGGTGTCCAGCGCATCCGGAGGAAAATCCGCGAGGTCGATCCTCGTCCCGAGGTCGCGCAGGATTTCCCCCGAAAGGGGAGTGAGCGACATCCGGTCGGGTTCGGCGAACACCATGTCGAGCCCCACCGCCGTCGCCCCGTCGTCGCGGATCCGTTCGAGGAGGCGGGCGATCCGGTACCGCGGCCATGGCCACTGACCGAGGCGTTCGAGACTCGACTCGTCGAGATCCACGATCGCGATCGGCCCGGGCGTCGCGTGTCGCGGGGCCGACCGGAGAAAAGAGTCGTAGACCTTCCCCTCGAGAGAATCGGCCAGCGGCGGGGATCCGACGGAGAGGGCCCCGCCGAGGAGGGTGAGGGCTACACCCGCAACGATCGTTGGGAGGGTGGGGTAGCGGGCCGGGCTTCTCACCGTACCGGCTACCGGACCGTGATCTCCACCCGGCGGTTCCGCGGTTCGGAGACCTGGTCGCCGGTGGGGACAAGCGGGTTGTCCTTCCCGTGGGAGGTGATGTCGAGGATGGAGGGTTCGATCCCCCTCGCGCGAAGGATGGATGCGACCGCCCTGGCGCGTTTCAGGGAGAGGGCGTCGTTGTACTTCTTCTTTCCCAACGTGTCGGTATGACCCACCACGCTGATGTCCACCGGGGCGCGGTCGCGGATCTCCCCCAGCACTTTTTCCAGGAGCGTCCGCGAACTCCTCGTGAGGTCGACCGAATCGTGTTCGAAGTAGAGGATGAACCGTGCGGGCGGCTTCGGGAGGGCCGCGAGGGCGGGGCCCGCGATCGCCTGCACCTCCTGCCCGGGAATCACGATCGGAAGTCCGGGAGGGGACCCCGCCTCGACCGTCACCGTTTGCCTCGGCCGGTCCAGGCGCCGTTCGACCCCCGCGCTCGAGACGACGATGGCGCCGGTCTTCCCCTGGTCGTCGGGAAGGAGAACGATGACGTCACGCGACGTCGGGGGAGGCGGTTTCGGCGGCGTGGCGCAGGCAGTCGCCAGCAGGAGGACCGCGACCGGGAGGAGAAAGGATTGCCGGATCACACGGGAACCCGTTCCCGGGGCGCGATCGCCTTCATCGTGGGGAAGGTTCCCCCACCTTCACGGCGAAGCGCGTTCCCCGGATCCCGATGGTGGCGGTGGGGGTTTCGAAGCGGGCTTTTTCGGGAGCGAGCTTGCCGATCAGGCCCGAGAGGTACGCCATCGTACCCCGGGTGATGCGCGCCACCAGGTCGAATTTTCCCTCGGAAGGCGAGAAGAGGAAGTTCCGGAGGACGAGGCGGCTTCCCGGGCCGATGGAGAGGGAGGAGTCGTCGCGGAGGATGACGCCGATCGACCCGTCCGGGCCGGTGCCGAGGGTGTCCCCGACCAGGAGTTTCAACCCCGGGGCGGCCGCGAGCGTCTTTTCCCCGCGGGTGACGGTGGCGGCGCCCGACGCGGTCCGCACCACGCCGATCGTCTCACCGGCGACGGCCGTACCGGCAACAGCGAGGAGGTACAGGGCGCCCAGCAGGAACGCGGTGGCCACGGTGTTCTTCATCTTTTTTTCCCCCCCCCCCCGGATTCCCGGCATGTTTCTCCATTTATACCCCTCTCCACCCGGGGAGTGTCAATGATTCGGAGCAGCGCGCCCGGGAGGCTCGATCGGCAGGCAAGCGGTTATGAATACGGGCTTGAGGAGAATCTTGTCTTGATTTATGATAAGCGCGCCATTGAAGTTGATCGTTACACGAAAGGAGAACCCGATGCAGAATCGTTCCATGCTGAAGATCGTCGCGGCGGTGGGTGCATTCATGTTCCTCGGCGTCCTCGCCGGTTGTGCCGGGTTGGAGTATGCGCCGAAACGATCGATCATGTACTACCACAAGGAATTGCCCGCCGCCGAACGGGCGGTCGAGGCGGCGAGAGCGGCGGGAAAGGACAAGGAGTGCCCCGCGGAGTTCCAGGCCGCCGAGAAGGCGAAGAACGATGCGTACGAGATCTACTGGTCGTGCCGCACGAAGGAAGGAATCGCGAAGGCGAACGAGTCCGCGGCCCTCGCGAAGGCTCTTTGCCCCCCGAAGCCCGTCCCTGTGGTGGTAGTGGCTCCTCCGCCTCCCCCCCCGCCTCCTGCTCCGGCGCCCGCGGTCGCGCCTGCCGTTTCGCTCTCGGCGAACCCCCCCGCGGTCGACGCGGGGAAATGCACCACGCTGTTCTGGTCCTCGGAAAACGCGGACGGTGCGTCGATCGACCATGGGATCGGCGACGTCGGGAAGAGCGGATCGCGCCAGGTGTGCCCCACCGCGACGACGCTCTACACGGTCACCGCGATGGGTGCAGGCGGGTCTAAAACGGCTTCTACGACGGTCACCGTCAATCCTCCCCCTCCGCCTCCTGCCGCCAAGGTGGTCGACCGGTTGGTCGTCCACGTCAATTTCGACACGGACAAGTCGATCCTCCGGAAGGCGGACGCCGCCGAACTGCAGAAGGCGGTTGCTTTCGTCAAGAAGTATCCAGGGTACAACATCTCCATCGAAGGGCACACGGACAACGTGGGCAAGGACAAGTACAACCAGGCCCTGTCCGAACGGAGAGCCGTCGCCGTGAAAAAGTACCTCGCGGAGAACGGCGCCGCGAATGCCGGCAAAATCAAGCCGGTCGGGTACGGAAAAACCCGCCCGATCGCGGAGAACAAGACGGCGGAAGGGAAGTTCAAGAACCGGAGAGTGGAGATCCTGATCCTCTCCGAGTAGCGGAGCCGTCTTCGCGGAAGTGGGGGCACGGCGTCTTCCCCGAAGGTCGGGGGGCGTCGTGCCCCTGTCGTTTCCGCTGGAGGAAGCATGGCCGATCTTCTCGTGAAATTGTACGAATTGGACCTCGCTCCGGTCGAACTCCCCGGGGTGACGATCCGGAGGCCGATGCCCCACGAAATGGTGGCGGTCGGTCGGTGGGTCGTCCGGGTGTTCGGCGAAGGGTGGGGGGACGAGTTCGTGTGCAGCTTCAAATCGTTCCCGGTAACTTCCTTTGTCGCCTTGCGAAACGACGCCGTCGTCGGTTTCGCGACGTACGAGGCGACCTCCCGCGGGTACTTCGGTCCGACCGGCGTGGCGGAGTCGGAGCGAGGAAAGGGGATCGGGAAGGAACTCCTGGTTCGGTCGATGATCGGACTTCGGGAGTTGGGATACGCCTACGCGATCATCGGTGCGGCCGGGCCGACCGATTTCTACGAAAAAACGTTGGGGGCGATACCGATTCCAGGATCCACCCACGGGATTTACCCGGCACGCAAGATCAGGGAGTAACGCTGTTTTATCGGATCGCCTTGTCTTGACAAGCCCTTTACCATAAATGGTAAAGTGGTCCGGTGAATAAAAGTCGGCTCGACATTCGCCGATGAGCGACGGAATCCGCAGCCTCTCGTTGCTTCCCTTCCTGGAGCGGAATCCGGGAACGTTCCATCTTCGCTTTCCCCTCGCCTCACAAGATCCGGAAGCCCTCGCCCATTCCTCCTTCCCGTTTTCCCTGATCTCCGATTCCGATCCGACCGCCCGCGTCGTCGCGGCCCGCGTCGATACGGACGGCGGAGATCGCGTTGCCTCCCTGTTCTTCCTCATCCAGAAGGATCGATACCGCCTCGAAAAAGAAACACTCCACCCCGTGACGAACGTCGAGGTCGAGAAGGCATGGCAGTGCGCCGGCGCAGCGTACCGTGGCGCCGGTAAAGGGTGCGCTCCATGTTTTTTCGATGGGCAGTTGGGTGCGAACGGGGGACTGTCCTCTTTCGCGCCGCTCTTTTTCTGCAAGGAGAAGGGGAGGTATTTCCATCCCCCCTGCCCCCGTTGCGGGCGTCCCCTTGCCCTGTGCGCCGACGACACGGTTCTCGCCGCGGCCGGCCTGCCGCTCTATACGGGTTCTCTCGAGAGGCATCTGTTCTGCGAAGCGTGCGCCGGTTCCGCGGGGGGAAACTTCTACGCGGTTGAAGTGGGGAGTGGCGCGCCTGCCATCCTTCGGGACCGGATCAGCCTCGTTCGCGAATTTGGCAAGGTAGGTGGCGGATCTTCCGGCGAAACCGGGTTTCCCTGCCCGGCGTGCCCGGAGCGCGAGGAATGTTTCGGCGCCTCCCTGAAGGCGTTGGCCCGGATCGTCCCGTTTTCC
This is a stretch of genomic DNA from Deltaproteobacteria bacterium CG2_30_66_27. It encodes these proteins:
- a CDS encoding phenylacetate--CoA ligase, with amino-acid sequence MLKRFPPKYRTNEELRDLQLAGLRWTVGHAWNNSPFYRKRLDLSGVTPGSIRSLDDLSKLPFTTADDLREGYPLPLRSVPTREILRIHSSSGTTGKRKILCYTRKDIDDWQDMFCRCYEMAGLSREDRVQICVGYGLWTAGAGFQLGAERFGAMAIPSGPGNLELQCNLLIDLQTTVLCCTASMGLLVAEEVHARGLRGRLHLKKVILGAERTSQAMLQTIRDLLGVEEVYDIPGLTELYGPGTGLSCRHNVGIHYWSDYYILEILDPSLLVPVAPGEIGEMVYTTLRKEAAPLLRYRSRDLTRLIEGTCPCGCILPRHDRILGRSDDMVVFRGVNVYPGQVDEVLSRIGGIGSEYQVLLDRKADGKDHMTVKVERAAEAAEADTASVARRIASEIKRNLMVSCAVDTIPYGTLPRSERKTKRIFDNRPV